From the Ammoniphilus sp. CFH 90114 genome, the window TCATTGTATATGACGAAATAACGACATTTCTTCGCAGACCATTCCTAGAAGAGCGATATGAGACGGATGATCACGGCCATATGATGCGTAATGTTGATATTAAGGGCTCTGGTTTACGTTATTTTATTGGTTCTCTGATTAGTTGTCACTGGTGTACGGGGATTTGGTCTTCGATAGCTGTTGTCCTATTATACGGATATGTACCGTTATCTTTTCCTATTCTCATGATGTTTGCTGTGGCAGGCGCTGCAGCCCTTATTGCTTCAAGGGTTTAAGGTAGATGAACCGCCAATGTACGGCGGTTTTTGGTGCGCTTGGCAGCGCACTATACTTATCGGG encodes:
- a CDS encoding DUF1360 domain-containing protein; the encoded protein is MEILWNIPWLHLIVLILASFRLTYLIVYDEITTFLRRPFLEERYETDDHGHMMRNVDIKGSGLRYFIGSLISCHWCTGIWSSIAVVLLYGYVPLSFPILMMFAVAGAAALIASRV